One segment of Theobroma cacao cultivar B97-61/B2 chromosome 9, Criollo_cocoa_genome_V2, whole genome shotgun sequence DNA contains the following:
- the LOC18589289 gene encoding WD repeat-containing protein 75 — translation MIRGGRSFVSSAPAFSNDARKLLVCTANTVSIFSTATGLQITSLEGHTALVTSVIVVPASNPAAKVLCYCWTASLDGTIRYWDFSVPELMKTVDIRMPIFSMVIPSFLDVPAENNEKRRDLFAYVSAEDTKETKEKPKGLRRQIRKCNLSKSRLVGRLILGETKKPEVLTVSPSGKFFGIQNKCKLHVWKVPDPGSEHAAVTKITLHHTKKITVIAFHPTQRIVAAGDVTGRILIWRGFGNRTFAIGNRVVNERLIDVQEDKPGVRDNDDADSCSTWHWHPTVVNVLSFSSDGAYLYSGGKEGVLVVWQLDTGKKKFLPRIGSPLLYFVDSLDPTLSSISCADNQIHLLKMPSMGILKTISGIKARCSYPEMYKGLGNGIAFDQTAGLVALRTENYCIQFYSLFDDRGISEVQVCERNHQPGDDVTVIVTAVALSLDGSMMSTAEMKLAEEGIGGLVSLKFWASGSQNKEFSLSTIVYEPHRDAGISAVAFQPSGDMAVSSSYGGDFKVWICSNESPQNDQMRQNSSWICHAIGSYKKKPMTAAAFSADGSVLAVAAETLITLWNPYTNVLLAVLGETLTPIVTLSFVGRSDNLVAASRGSKPQLSVWSMSKLSLSWSYKLRTEAVASAVDLSYFAALALLPESSNETTFEERDGVIFLYNVTDPVPTAIWSVRKAKGGALGFLQVNPSSVEEISIDGKTPQVMLAYMNGDHEYVLFDPYSKDVHEVSMSRREGLAALEQKGQAGQFGYASIYGELLEFDTKRTQTSWVPSFPSARPWESIFTGPSHNLPPLTKLCSGFLESLLEKRTAAVE, via the exons ATGATAAGAGGTGGTCGAAGCTTCGTGTCTTCAGCTCCTGCTTTCTCTAACGACGCAAGGAAACTCCTCGTCTGCACCGCCAACACCGTCTCCATCTTCAGCACCGCCACCGGCTTGcag ATAACCTCACTTGAGGGTCACACGGCGCTCGTCACCTCGGTCATCGTGGTGCCAGCGTCGAATCCAGCCGCCAAGGTTTTGTGTTATTGTTGGACCGCCTCGCTTGATGGTACCATTCGTTATTGGGATTTTTCGGTGCCTGAGTTAATGAAGACTGTCGATATTCGAATGCCAATTTTCTCCATG GTGATTCCGTCTTTCCTTGACGTTCCAGCTGAGAATAATGAAAAGCGTCGAGACCTTTTCGCATATGTGTCTGCTGAAGATACAAAGGAAACAAAAGAGAAGCCTAAAGGCTTGCGGAGACAAATCCGGAAGTGTAACTTAAGCAAATCTCGTTTAGTTGGTAGATTAATTTTGGGAGAG ACAAAAAAGCCAGAGGTTTTAACTGTTAGTCCTTCAGGAAAATTTTTTGGCATCCAAAATAAGTGTAAGCTTCATGTATGGAAGGTTCCTGATCCAGGGTCTGAGCATGCAGCAGTCACAAAGATAACACTACATCATACAAAGAAGATTACTGTCATTGCATTCCATCCAACTCAGAGAATTGTTGCTGCAGGGGATGTGACTGGGAGAATTTTAATTTGGAGGGGATTTGGCAATAGAACTTTTGCTATAGGAAATAGAGTAGTGAATGAAAGGTTAATAGATGTTCAAGAAGACAAACCTGGCGTGAGGGATAATGATGATGCTGATTCGTGCTCTACATGGCACTGGCACCCTACTGTAGTCAAtgtcctctctttctcttcggATGGCGCATATTTGTATTCAG GTGGAAAGGAAGGAGTGCTTGTCGTTTGGCAACTAGACACAGGGAAGAAGAAATTTCTGCCACGAATTGGATCTCCTCTGCTGTATTTTGTAGATTCTCTTGATCCTACCCTTTCTTCT ATATCTTGTGCAGATAATCAAATTCATCTACTGAAAATGCCTTCAATGGGAATTTTGAAGACTATTTCGGGGATAAAG GCTCGATGCTCTTATCCTGAGATGTATAAAGGCTTGGGTAATGGGATTGCTTTTGATCAAACTGCTGGGTTGGTTGCCTTACGCACAGAGAATTATTGCATACAATTTTACAGCCTATTTGATGATCGTGGAATTTCTGAG GTTCAAGTTTGTGAGAGAAACCATCAACCTGGTGATGATGTCACG GTAATAGTGACTGCAGTGGCTCTCTCCCTTGATGGCTCTATGATGAGCACTGCTGAAATGAAGCTTGCTGAAGAGGGCATAGGTGGTCTAGTTTCCCTCAAGTTTTGGGCATCAGGATCTCAAAACAAGGAGTTTAGCTTGTCAACCATTGTTTATGAACCACACAG GGATGCGGGCATTTCTGCTGTTGCATTCCAACCTTCTGGTGATATGGCGGTTAGTTCATCTTATGGAGGTGACTTCAAG GTTTGGATATGCAGCAATGAGAGTCCACAGAATGATCAGATGCGTCAGAATTCTAGCTGGATTTGCCATGCTATTGGTTCTTATAA AAAAAAGCCGATGACTGCTGCTGCATTTTCTGCTGATGGTTCTGTTCTTGCTGTTGCAGCAGAAACCCTTATTACATTATGGAACCCATACACGAATGTTCTCTTGGCTGTACTTGGGGAAACTCTCACG CCAATTGTTACCCTATCATTTGTTGGGAGGTCAGATAATCTTGTCGCTGCATCACGTGGTTCAAAGCCACAACTGTCTGTTTGGAGTATGTCAAAGTTATCACTATCTTGGTCATATAAGCTTCGTACAGAAG CTGTAGCTTCTGCAGTTGATTTATCTTATTTTGCTGCTCTGGCCCTTCTTCCTGAATCATCTAATGAAACAACTTTTGAAGAAAGGGATGGTGTAATATTCTTATACAATGTAACTGATCCTGTTCCTACTGCAATCTGGTCTGTGAGGAAG GCCAAGGGAGGGGCTCTTGGTTTTCTTCAAGTAAATCCATCTTCTGTTGAAGAAATCAGTATAGATGGTAAAACACCTCAGGTGATGCTTGCATACATGAATGGTGATCATGAATATGTTCTCTTTGACCCATACAGCAAAGATGTCCATGAGGTTAGCATGAGCCGAAGGGAAGGTCTCGCTGCCCTTGAACAGAAAG GACAAGCAGGGCAGTTTGGGTATGCATCCATCTATGGTGAGCTACTAGAGTTTGACACGAAGAGAACCCAGACTTCTTGGGTTCCATCGTTTCCATCAGCGAGACCATGGGAATCCATATTCACAGGACCATCTCATAATTTGCCACCACTCACCAAATTGTGTTCGGGTTTCCTTGAATCATTATTGGAAAAGAGGACAGCTGCTGTGGAGTAA
- the LOC108663311 gene encoding uncharacterized protein LOC108663311 isoform X1, with protein MKRKRERKNRERRRAKRMVLLHFEEGKREFLLQFWRKKKAKNFEKIGAICCRKIRAVCCQFVQKNCAKKLELFATNLCRKLDSFVLPILRSFVTENLPILEQKMRFLVTDFERKGREKAIMMKRGSHGGEKRKPWW; from the exons atgaagagaaaaagggagagaaagaacCGTGAGAGAAGAAGAGCAAAGAGAATGGTTTTGCTACACTTtgaggaaggaaaaagagagtttttgctgcaattttggaggaagaagaaagctaaaaattttgag aaaattggagctatttGCTGCAGAAAAATTAGAGCTGTTTGTTGCCAatttgtgcagaaaaattgtgcAAAAAAATTGGAGCTGTTTGCTACCAATTTGTGCAGAAAATTGGACAGCTTTGTGCTACCAATATTGAGGAGTTTTGTTactgaaaatttaccgattttaGAGCAGAAAATGAGGTTTTTGGTAACTGATTttgagaggaaaggaagagagaaagCCATAATGATGAAGAGAGGAAGCCATGGTGGTGAAAAGAGGAAGCCATGGTGGTGA
- the LOC108663311 gene encoding uncharacterized protein LOC108663311 isoform X2 produces the protein MKRKRERKNRERRRAKRMVLLHFEEGKREFLLQFWRKKKAKNFEKNCAKKLELFATNLCRKLDSFVLPILRSFVTENLPILEQKMRFLVTDFERKGREKAIMMKRGSHGGEKRKPWW, from the exons atgaagagaaaaagggagagaaagaacCGTGAGAGAAGAAGAGCAAAGAGAATGGTTTTGCTACACTTtgaggaaggaaaaagagagtttttgctgcaattttggaggaagaagaaagctaaaaattttgag aaaaattgtgcAAAAAAATTGGAGCTGTTTGCTACCAATTTGTGCAGAAAATTGGACAGCTTTGTGCTACCAATATTGAGGAGTTTTGTTactgaaaatttaccgattttaGAGCAGAAAATGAGGTTTTTGGTAACTGATTttgagaggaaaggaagagagaaagCCATAATGATGAAGAGAGGAAGCCATGGTGGTGAAAAGAGGAAGCCATGGTGGTGA